The following is a genomic window from candidate division KSB1 bacterium.
TAGAATAAACCCAATCAGAAACGAGATCAGGGCAACAATAGGGAACGCATTCATTCCTATTAAAATGCTTTGGTTGATGAATTCTCCTTTTTTTGCACCTTTACGGGAGAATAGGCCAAGAAAAGAAAAATAAAAAGAATCCGCCGCTAAAAAAATCGCATTCTTTTGTAATTGCCAATAAGCATGAGCCTTTTCTCCCATCCGTTCAAGCCATCCCGTCTTTTTTTGTACGGATTGCGGCGCTATTGAACGGGAGCTAAACGTATTTAGGGCTTTGGTTATTTTTTCCGGAACATGGATCAGTTCAACCTTGACCTCTTTTTGTGAGGCATGGTCCAGAATTTCATCCAGCAGAACAACACCGCTGCTGTCGATGCGGGATAAATCGCTCAAATCAATTTGGTATTCCGTATAATCTCCCGAATCCACGATTGAGAGCAACCGTTTATATAATCCTCCGGTGCTTTCAAGGGTGGCGCTTCCGGATAGAAACACTTTATTTTGCCTGACTATAATCTGCATGTTTATCCAAATAATTTGTAATTTTATTTTTAAACTGTTCCAGCGTAAAAACGAGACTATGGTTCAATGTCTTTACAAATCCATTCATGCTGGGGTCATCAAATTTATCAATTAAAGTTGCTTCATGCTTTATCAGAGCAATTTTGTTATCAGCCTGTTGAAATTCAAAAAGAATATGGATATGAGCAAGATCTCCAGCCTTGGTTTGAATTCGTTCTATACTCTTGACCTCGCCAATAATGATATAATCCGGATTATAACTGATTCCCCGGTTGATCCGCCGGAACACATTCTTGTATTCAAAATAATCATACACCAGAGCAGGGATTGCATAAGAAGGACGAACAGCCCAATGATGATAATAATAATAATTCAGTTCATTTGATTGTGTGCGGACCACCATTCGGGTTTGATCAAAGGCACGGGCAACTCTAAAATCCAGGACATCAACAATCACATCAAACGTGGTATCAGCCTGTTCTACAGCGGGATAATCCTGATTTGTGAATTCAAAAATAAAATATTTTCTGGCAGGTTGTTTATGACTGCAGCCCGCCAGCATCATCAATGATACGATCACAAAGGCGTAAAATAAGTGAAATTTCATATTATTTCTCCAAATTAAAATCAGGCGCATTTTCTGGTTCAGCACCGAATATAAGGATGGATGGATCTTCGCTGATCATCCGTGAAAACTGGGTCAGATTGTCCGAGGTTTCTTTCAGACGTTCAATGGTATACACCAGATCCGTACGACTTTTTGCAAAACTGATCTCCACATCGCGCAGCATATTATTGGTTCTTTCCAGAGTGGTATTGATTTCCAGAAACAGTTGAACAAGTTCCGCTTCTTTGAGCGCGCTTGTCACATCAGCCAAATTGGTCGCAATCTGTTTCAATGTATCAGAACCGGTAAACTCTTCTACATTCAGTAAAATTCTATTGGCACTGTTTGTGAGTGAATCCAATCGCCGGGCAAAGTTGGATGCATTATCCAAAGTTAAGCCCACGTTCTGCCTGTTGTTTTGAACCAGGGCTTCAATTTCACGCATGGTTTTATTAGACTGATCGGCAAATTGTATAAAACGATTCAAATTATCCTCACTTGTAAATTCTGCCAAATTATTAAGAATAATCTCGGATTTTGCAGCCAGAGATTCAGCATGCCCGCTGATCTCTTCAGTAACAGATTTTCCGGCATCTATAAACGAGCCGGGCGACAAGAATTCCGCTTTATTGCTACCGCTTTTCAACTCGATTATTTTGAGACCGGTTATGCCCAACATGGCAATTTTCGCCTCGGTATCCATTTTGATCGGAGTGCCTTCTTCCAGACTCACTTCAACAATGACTCGCTGGATATCCTGGGGATCAATAGAAATATCGCTGACATACCCTACCTGTAATCCCTGGTACTTGACCGCACTGCCTTGCTGCAATCCGGATACAGAGACATTGCGAAAACCGATATAATAAACATCCCAATTTTCAAGAAACATGGGCGCCACAATCACTCCGATCGAAACCACCAGAGCCACAATAGCTACCACTATAAAAATGCCCAATCGGACACGTTGTGCACGAGTAACCATAATCAAAAACCTGTTTTATAATTCAAGTATTATACCATTGATTATTTTGAATACCAGACTCCGCGCCTCCAGGCATGCTTTCGGCATATTTCCATCACAGAGTCATCCGGATCACCGAGATCTGAGACGTATGTATTGGCTTCAGCCTGCCACTCTTTTCGCATTCCGGGTATAACCGTACCCACCGCTGGATGCATTAGAGGAAATTTCAAGGCAAGGGCCGGAAGGTCCCAGCCCGTCGGCTCGATATCCGTTTTCAAATCATTGACATGTTCTACTGTTTTACGCAGGCGCTCGCCTGAATGCTTTTGCAATGACGCGTTCACTTTTACCGTCTCCGTATTTCTGGGCCGTATCAATAAATTTACACCCAGATCAAGGGCTCGATTGAGAGCAGCTATAGAATCACTCTCGGATTGTCTGCCCCAGCCGCTCTCTCCTATTGCCCAGGCACCAAAGCCGATTTCAGAGACATTCAATCCTGTTTTCCCAGGTTGTCTGTATCGCATTTTCTCTCCTTTTCCATAATAATATAAAATTAATTTCAGAAAAACAAAAGTATTTACCTCATGCCACAAAAAAAACTTGGACTATAACACAAAGTATACAGCTTGTTATATTACGAGCGGTTTCGTAAAATATTTTTAGCTAAAGCATTGTTTTATAATATCATTTTTTAAAAAATCTATTATGTTCTGGCAAGTAATTTGCATCAATATAAATATTATGCAGATTAATACACATGTAACATATTTTGCACTGTTTGATCATCCCAGTAAAAACCAGGGTCAGGAAATGGATTTGACACACACAGAGTTGACAGATCATGTCTATTCACGTCTCAAACGTAAAATTCTGGATCGAGAACTGCTTCCGGGGCAAAAAATCCTTCAGGAAAAACTGGCTGCCGAACTGGGAGTCAGCCGCTCTCCTCTTTTAAAAGCCCTGGCCCGACTTGAAAACGAACTGCTGGTTGAAAGTATTCCACGCCGCGGCATGTTTGTTAAAAAAATAACCCCCAAGGAGATTATAGACATTTTACAGTGCCGTGCTGTGTTTGAAGGTTTGGCTGCACGTCTGGTGGCTGAACACGCCGCCAGTGAGGACATTCAAAAACTGCACAAAATATTCGAGCCTTTTCAGTATCAGCATGATATAGATCAGGCATTCTACGAACAAGCGGACCGCGAATTTCATAGTTGTATTATCAATCTATGTGAAAATGATGTCATTCAAAGAATGCGTTTGTTGAACAACATACATGTCCTGCATTCGCAAATCGGCTTGGTACGTTCGCCCGAGGAAACATTATCAGAGCATTTGCGAATCATATCTGCCATCGAAAACAGGGATGACCAGGCTGCAGAATCTGCCATGCGTATTCATATCGAAAAAGCAATTGATAAATTAAAGCATTAACTCTTATTATTGATAATCTCGCCGACTGACAGATAAAAGCTTCCGATATTTTATTTGCAGTAATTACAGATTTGTTCATCGGGATTGCATTATATATCATTCTGGCTATTATTCTGCCTGATAAAAGACAAGAACCTATTGCCGGAAAAGCCGAAACGGAAACCCATTAACCCTAAAAAATAATTAAACTCAGGATACTATTTTATACTTTTTTATCTTATCCCGAAGGGTCTTACGATCAATCCCAAGTATTTCCGCTGCTTTTGATTTATTCCCCTCTGTATGCTGCAGAACACGCTCGATGTGCTCAGCTTCTATCTCGGCAAGACTTTGCAGAGAACTTCCAGAATGCCGTACCGAGTAACGCATATGTTCTGGCAGATCAGGAACGTTGATTTTGCGTAAATCCTTCATAACCACCAGGCGCTGAACCAGATTTTCAAGTTCTCTCACGTTTCCCGGCCAGCTGTAAGACTGGAATACTTTATAAACCTCATCCGAAAACTTGGGCGGTTTTCTGTCCAACTCTTTAGAATATTTCTCTGTAAAATAGTTGAATAACAGGAAAATATCATCACTGCGTTCAGAAAGCGGCGGCAGATTGATAGTTAATACATTAAGCCGATAGTACAGATCCTCGCGAAATTGGCCGTTCTGCATCATGTTCCACAGTTCCCGGTTGGTCGCGGCGACAATTTTGACATCTATTTTCTGAGGTTGACTCGACCCGACTTTGATAATCTCTTTTTCCTGCAAAACGCGCAATAACTTGGATTGAGTCGGAAAACTGGTGGTTGCAATCTCATCCAGAAAGATAGTGCCTTTGTCAGCTTTTTGAAAAAATCCTTCCCGACTCTGATGTGCTCCGGTATAGGCCCCTTTTTCATTTCCAAACAATTCACTCTCCATCAGAGATTCGGGTATCGCTGAGCAGTTAACAGCAACAAACGGTTTGGCGGAACGTGGACTGGAACGATGTATTGCCTGAGCAACCAGCTCTTTACCGGTTCCACTTTCTCCGGTAATGAGTACGGTAGCCGGAATCGTAGCAGCCTTGGCAATGTCCGAGAGCACCCGTTTCATAGGCTCCGATTCACCAATGATACCGAGATTATTGGCTTCAACGTATTGTTGGGTCGCTGATAAAAGTTTCCGCCGTTCCACTTTTTCCAGAACACTGTCAATGGCGGCAAACAAGGCTTCGTCGCCAATCGGCTTTTCAAGGTATTCTTCAGCGCCGGTTTTCACCGCTTTTACAGCGTCTCCTACAGAAGCATACCCGGTAACCATGATAATACCAATATTTTTAAAATTTTCCTTGATATGACGGGTCAGGTTAATCCCGTCAATTGAAGGCATCACCTTATCTGTTATTACAAGGTCAATTTGATTGTTGTTCAAGCTTTTAATTGCCTCATCCGCACTGGAGGATGTGAGGACATGAAAATTAGGCTTTTCCTTGATCTTTCGTTCAAGTAATTTTAATGTAAAAACAGAATCATCAACTACCAGAATCTTTTTCTTGTTTTTGTCTTTTTTAGCCATCGACTAATTTCCCGGTATCCAAACGTTACTCGTTCTCCTGGAGCATAAGATTCAGAGCTTTGATTACCCTGGTGCTTTCATTTTTGACATCAGTTCCGAGATTCTCATAATCTTCTCGTTGTTTATCTTTTGCGGCCATTTCCAGAGTTTTTGATTTTTCCGACAATTCCATGGCGCCAACAGTAGCGCTACTCGATTTCAAGGTATGAGCCACTCTGGTAATGGCTTCATCATTGGAATTTTCCAAAGATTTTTCCAACTCGGCCACCAATTTTTCGGTTTCTTCAATAAAAACAGTGATCATATCGTTCATAAAATCCGGATCATCCAATCCGATATTGTCTTTGAGGATATCGATATCGACAATATCCTGGAGATTGGAACTGTCAAAGGTATCTTCCTCAACCTGAACTTCCGGTTCATCTTCTTCCCGGACAAGTTCAGTATCTGTGGTGACAGATCTTTGAATCACCTTTACAAGTTCTTCCAGTTGTACAGGTTTACTAATATAGTCATCCATACCTTCGTGCAGATACTTTTCACGATCTCCTGCCATGGCGTGTGCAGTTAAAGCAATAATCCGAGGCCGTTCATCTCCGTACCTTTTGATGAGTTCTTTGGTTGCCTGAACCCCGTCCATACCCGGCATCTGGATATCCATGAAAATGATATCAAAATGTTTCTTTTCTACAGCGTCTACAGCTTCTTCACCATTGTCTACGACTTGAGCCTGATAGCCGAGTTTTTGCAAAACTCGTAATGTAAATTTCTGATTTACCTTATTGTCTTCTGCAATTAAAATATCGAATGGAAATCTGTCCGCCATTTCCGAATCGAGTGTAAATTTTTTCGGCCCGACCGGCTTTTTCGGATGTTTGACTTTTGTGAACAGATCAAGTATGACTTCATACAATTGAGACTGCTTGACTGGTTTGGGAAGATGCACATCGATATTGGCATCTTTTACCCGTTGTGGATTCTCATTGGTGCCGATTGAGGTGAGGAGAACTTTGGGGACTTTATCCACAATGTCATCCATTTTCATGGCCAGGGTTAGTCCGTCCATTTCGGGCATCATCATATCCAAAATGGCAATGTCATATTCATTGCCTTCTTTTAACAGCTTGATGGCCTCTTCACCGGAATCCGTGTCCGTGGGCGTCATCCCCCAGGACATGGCCTGCAGAGCGAGTATACGTCGATTTGTATCATTATCATCCACAATCAACACACGTTTGCCTGTCAATTCAGAGTGGGCATAAACTGCTGTATCATCAGGCTTGTGATATTTGCCTTCAGCCTGAATGGTAAAATAAAATGTAGAACCTTCACCGAGAACACTGTCCACGCCCATGGAACCGCCCATCAGTTCTGACAACCGCTTACTGATAGCAAGCCCCAATCCGGTACCGCCAAATCTACGGGTGATGCTGGCGTCAACCTGACTGAAAGATTTAAACAGAGCGCGTCTTCCATCTTCAGAAATACCCATCCCCGTATCTTTAATTTTGATTAAAACGTTAAAGAGACCGGGTTTGACCTCGGTACTGCTGACAGTAACGATCACTTCGCCTTCATCCGTAAATTTTATTGCATTGTTGATCAGGTTATTCAAAATCTGGATCATACGTGTCTTGTCGGAAATGAGTTCGGTGGGGGCCGGCCCTTCAATAAAGTAACTCAATTCGAGTTTTTTCTTGGCCGCGTTACTGGCATGCAATTCCAGACATTCCTCAATGGCCTTTCTCAAATTAAATTCTTCATGCTCCAGTTCAACCTTGCCCGATTCTATTTTTGAAAAATCCAGGATGTCATTGATCACAACCAAAAGGGAATCACCGCTGTTTTTAATAACTTCAGCGTATTCCCGCTGCTCATTGTTCAATTCTGTTTGCAGCAGCAGATTTGTCATACCCAGCACACCATTCATAGGTGTACGGATTTCATGGCTCATATTGGCTAAAAATTCGGAACGGGCTCGAGTGGCGTCTTCGGCCAGTTTTTTAGCTTCTTCCAGTTCTTCGTTCTGCTTTTCGAGTTCTTCACGTGTTTTCTTTAACTCGGTAATATCGCGTGAGACCCCGACCATACCGATGATCTTTCCGTTTTCATCTTTAAAAGGCACTTTGGTAGCGGTTACCCAGCGGGACCAGCCGTCGGGGCGCTTGATCTTTTCAATTTTTCCAATTAAAGGCTTTCCGGTACGGATGATTTCCTGTTCATCATTATACGCTTCCTGGGCCATGTCCTGGCTCAGGAAATCAAAATCGGTTTTACCTACCGCTTCTTCCGGATCATCAATTCCCATCACTTCTGCCTGTGCCTGATTGATGCGGATAAAGCGGGACTTGGCATCCTTGAAATAAATCGTATCCGGAACATTTCTCAACAACGTTTTCAAAAGAGACTTTTCATAAGCCAGTTTTTCCCAGATACCGCGTTCTTCTGTGATGTCTTCAATGAATTCAATGATCCCGGAAACGCTGCCTTCTTCATTCTTATAAGTCACTTTATCCGAGCGAATCCAGCGTATCCCTTTTTTGGTTCTGATCTTTTCGACCTGACCTTTTCCCGGTTTTCCGCGTCTGGACATAACAGTGTCATCCAGTTTCTTGACACTTAATCGCTTAAAGAGCTTTTCCTCTTTGGCGCCGATCACATCATTTGCGTTAAAACCGATCAAATCACAAAAATGCTCATTCGCCTGAATAACGCGGTTGTCAAAATCCTTAAACATGATACAGGAAGGCACTGTCTCGTGGATAATATTTAGAACATCAGAACGCACTTTGAGATTCTTTTGAACCTTTTCGTATCTTACAAGCTGTTCTTTCAGCTGACTGGTTTTCTGGTTCAGCAACTGTTGAGAATCATCAAGTTCGTGCTTGTATTTATTCAGAGTTTTGTAGACCTTGGCGTATTTCGTCACGTTTTCCAGAATGACCAAAATACCGCTGATATTTTCTTCTTTATCTGTAAAAGGCAGCAACGTGACATTAAAAATAGAATTCTTATCATTGGATGCTTCAAGTGTGATAAACTCCATATCGAAGCGTTGTTGCTGGCCGTCCAGTAATTCGTTCAAGATAGAGGTTGATTGGTTCACTTCCGGTAAAAAAGTGTCCACTTTTTGACCCATCAATTCATCCCGAGTGGGGCGAAATGTCTCACTTGTCAGAGACACTTCTCTAATTTTCAGTTTGCTATCAGTTCGAACATAGGACAGATTTTTAAATCGGAGGATATAATCACAAATATTCACAGCACCCTCACTTGTTTTTTACCATTGCCTTGACTTTGCATATAAAACATTTCACTCTGACCCGAATAGAGTCGACTCTCCTTCATGTAGCTGCAACTGCGCTAATAAATCAGACTATTCACTTTGGTCAGCAATTCTCTCATATCAAACGGTTTGCTAATTGTATATTTTGCTCCCAAAAGTTGAGCGGTTTTCAGAGAGCTGGCGGCATCGAAATAACCGCCTCCCGATATAGCAATAATCTTGATATCAGGGATATTCATCTTCATTTTCATGATAATTTCTATCCCATCTTCTTCCGGCATAAAAATATCCGTGATGACAAGATCAAATTTATCTTGTTTTGTGGCTGCTACACCTTCTTTTCCATTCCTTGCGACGTAAACAAAATGACCATCAATTTCCAGCATCTCTTTGAGAATTTCTCGGATGTTCTCCTCATCATCAATCACTAGAATCTTTCCCATCAACCAACCTCATAACAAAACAAATGCTTTCCAAACTGTTGCATCAAGAATATAACAAGAAATAATTCAAATACAAACAAGATATTCAGAGATTTATCTCCGTTTAATCGAGGAATTTATGACTGCAATTTCTGTTCCATAAAAATTGTTTTTGCCAGGCAAATATTTTGATTGTCGATGAAATAGTTTTTGTGATTTTATAATATTATAACTATCTTATACTCATTTAACTTTTACCTAAATTGAGCGGTTTTTAAAAAAATAAAAAACCTTTTGGGTTTATAATAGTTTGTTATTATTTTAGTTGTGTAACCAATAAAAAGAATAACAACAAAACCCAAAAGGTAGCCATAATATGCAGAAAAAAACCGATACAACGCAACCTAAAATATCAAAAATTGAGATCACAAAAGATAAAATTAGCGGTCGTGGTGGTCTGTTGTTTTTTCTTAGATATATTGACCAAATTCGATTCTATTCTCTATTTGAAAACGTTTTTAGCTTTTTAAAAGGCTCTTCTAAAGGACTGGGATACCGTCAGTTTGTCAAACAGCTTTTTGCTTGGTTTATTGATGGTACGGATATGTCAATCTGTTCTTTTGATCGTCGAAAAAACGATGAAGCCTATGCTGCCGTGCTCGAAAATCGCCCGGAACAAATGGCAACATCCCATCAAATCAAAAGGATGTTTCGCAAGTTCAGTTTTGTTGGGCAAATGATATTTCGGTCTCTTTTGTTGGAGATGTTTATTTGGCGACTTATTATTGAACAACCCAAAGAAGTTATTCTTTTTGGTGACAGCGTAGTTTTCGACAATGACGGCGCTAAAAAGCGTGAAGGCTCAAATGTGACCTATAAAAATAAAAAAGGATTCCAGCCTATGCAAATTAGTTGGGGGCCTTATGTTGTTGATGCGCTGTTCCGAGCCGGAGATGTTCATTGTAATCATGGCAGCGACTTTATAAAGTCAGTGGGGCGTCTGGTCAAAGCTATTCGACGTCGCTATAAAGATGTTCCAATCATTCTGCTAACAGACAGTGGTTTTATGGATGACCAGAACTTTCGGTTCTTTGAACAACGCCTTGGTATTCATTATGTTTGTGCCGGGAAAATATATAACGATATTAAACAATATGTTAACAATCTTAGTTATGATGCTTTTCGTTCTTATAGACAGACATGGACTTTTGTCGAATTTGCTAATCGCCTCAAATCATGGAAGACATTTCGCCGTTGTATTTTTACCTCTCAGAAAGCTGAGGAAAATGGTCAACTCTTATTTGATTTTGCACAACCGGATTCAGTAATCTATACCAATATAGGCCGAAACAGTGAGCTGGATGAAAAACTAATCAATGCTGGTAGTGGCAATTATCTCAAGGCCGAAAAGATTATCGAGTTAAACCACAGTCAGAGGTAGAGCTGAATTAGTACACCGATCACAGAAAGAATTTGCTGGAAGAGAACAGTTACCATTTAAGCGTTTCGGTATGAATAGAGTTTTTTACTATTTGATGATCATCAGCCATTTTCTTTTTGAAGCATATAAAAGGGACATCCCCTGTGAAGCAGTACCAGTTACCGCTTACCCCAATACCTTTCGTCGGATCATGATTGATTTTGCAGCCAAAATTGTGACAACAGGCGGAAAAATTATACTAAGGGTAACACAGACAGTCTATGATTCCCTGAAGATTTTAAAATTATGGTCATTCATTGAGGAGTATGAACCCGCATTTGTGACGTAAAACATAATAAAAATTAATCGTATTAAAGAGCTAAAACAATGGGAGAAGTATGCCGTTACACTGATAATTCTCTGACTTTAATGAAAAATCGAGTTCAAAAAGCAAGGTTGATTGCGTAATAAGAAGTTATTTCAGATGAAAACAAATAGAAAAAGACGGCACCGGCAACATTTTGCGCCGGTTTTATTTGGTGCCCTTATAAATCGATCAATTTAGGTTTTAATTACCCAAGCACTCCTAACTTTTGAAGACAAATGGACAAACGTAAAATTAAAGCACGGCTGGAGCTTGAAGACGGCTCTGTATTCACAGGACTTTCGTTTGGCGCACCTTTGAGTATTGCAGGTGAAGTCGTTTTCAACACAAGCATGGTGGGCTATCCCGAAAGCCTGACAGATCCGTCGTATGCAGGCCAGATACTGGTATTAACCTATCCGCTGATTGGAAACTATGGCGTCCCTCCTGCAGACCAAGCGGATCAGTTAACAAAGCATTTTGAATCGGATCGAATACAAATATCCGGTCTCGTGATCTCAGAGTACTCGATGCACTATAATCATTGGAACGCAGCCCAAAGTCTCTCCGACTGGTTGACCGATCATAATGTGCCGGGACTGTCCGGGATTGATACACGGATGCTGACCAAGCGCCTTCGCGAAGAAGGCACAATGCTTGGACGCATCCTCAACGTATCCGAGCAACCTGATTTTTACGATCCAAACAAAATTGATCTTGTTGAGCGGGTCACCTTAAAAGAACCCAAAGAATACGGCAGCGGCGAGAAAAAGGTGATTTTGATCGACTGCGGAGCAAAAGATAATATTGTCCGGTCGCTGGTCAGACGGGATTTGACAGTAAAACGCGTCCCGCATACATATGATTTCAGTCAGGAAGAGTATGACGGCGTGATGATCTCCAATGGCCCCGGCGATCCCAAAATGTGTAAACAAACGATCGAAATCGTGCAAAAGGTTATCAAACGCAGCAAACCGATCTTTGGAATATGTATGGGAAATCAAATTCTTGCTCTGGCAGCCGGGGGTGACACCTATAAGCTGAAATTTGGTCACCGCAGCCAGAACCAACCCTGCGTGGAAGTCGGGACCAAACGCTGTTATATTACGTCACAGAACCATGGATTTGCTGTGGACGGCAGGACTCTTCCTCCGGGATGGGAACCGTGGTTTACAAACGCAAATGACAACACCAATGAAGGTATCAGACATACAACCAAACCCTTCAAAAGTGTGCAGTTTCATCCCGAGGCTGCTCCGGGTCCACTGGATACGGCTATTTTATTTGACGATTTCAAAAGGATGCTTCTATGATAGAAAAACCCAATAAAATAATCATTCTTGGCAGTTCTGCATTAAAAATCGGAGAAGCAGGTGAATTCGATTATTCCGGAAGCCAGGCTATAAAGGCCTTAAAGGAAGAAGGGGTGTATACCATTCTGGTCAATCCCAATATCGCCACCATCCAGACATCGGATCATCTTGCAGATCAGGTTTATTTTTTACCGGTTACGCCGCATTTTGTAGAACAGGTCATTGAAAAAGAAAAACCCGATGGAATTTTGCTGTCATTTGGTGGACAAACTGCTTTAAATTGCGGCGTCCAGCTCGAAAAAGACGGCATTCTGGCCCGTTATGGCGTCAAAGTACTGGGCACTCCGGTAGAGACGATCAACAATACAGAAGACCGCGATCTTTTTATTCAAAAGCTGAACGAAATTGATGTAAAAACACCAAGAAGTTTTGCGGTATCCAACGTTGAAGAAGCGCTGGCGCGGGCGCGTGAAATCGGATTCCCGATCATGCTCAGAATCGCATTTGCTCTGGGCGGACTCGGTTCAGGCCTCTGCCATGACGAAGAACACGTTCGTGAGCGGGCGCAGATGGCGTTGTCCTATACAGATCAGATCCTGATTGAAGAATATTTGTTGGGCTGGAAAGAAGTCGAGTACGAAATTGTCCGGGACCAATACGACAATTGCATCTCGGTTTGCAATATGGAAAATCTGGATCCGATGGGGATCCATACGGGCGAAAGTATTGTCGTTGCGCCGAGCCAGACGTTGACCAACAGTGAATATCACAAGCTGCGTGAAATTGCCATCCGTACGGTTCGGCATCTTGGTGTTGTGGGGGAATGTAATATACAGTATGCGCTT
Proteins encoded in this region:
- a CDS encoding ABC-type transport auxiliary lipoprotein family protein, translated to MKFHLFYAFVIVSLMMLAGCSHKQPARKYFIFEFTNQDYPAVEQADTTFDVIVDVLDFRVARAFDQTRMVVRTQSNELNYYYYHHWAVRPSYAIPALVYDYFEYKNVFRRINRGISYNPDYIIIGEVKSIERIQTKAGDLAHIHILFEFQQADNKIALIKHEATLIDKFDDPSMNGFVKTLNHSLVFTLEQFKNKITNYLDKHADYSQAK
- a CDS encoding MlaD family protein, which produces MVTRAQRVRLGIFIVVAIVALVVSIGVIVAPMFLENWDVYYIGFRNVSVSGLQQGSAVKYQGLQVGYVSDISIDPQDIQRVIVEVSLEEGTPIKMDTEAKIAMLGITGLKIIELKSGSNKAEFLSPGSFIDAGKSVTEEISGHAESLAAKSEIILNNLAEFTSEDNLNRFIQFADQSNKTMREIEALVQNNRQNVGLTLDNASNFARRLDSLTNSANRILLNVEEFTGSDTLKQIATNLADVTSALKEAELVQLFLEINTTLERTNNMLRDVEISFAKSRTDLVYTIERLKETSDNLTQFSRMISEDPSILIFGAEPENAPDFNLEK
- a CDS encoding GntR family transcriptional regulator, which codes for MTHTELTDHVYSRLKRKILDRELLPGQKILQEKLAAELGVSRSPLLKALARLENELLVESIPRRGMFVKKITPKEIIDILQCRAVFEGLAARLVAEHAASEDIQKLHKIFEPFQYQHDIDQAFYEQADREFHSCIINLCENDVIQRMRLLNNIHVLHSQIGLVRSPEETLSEHLRIISAIENRDDQAAESAMRIHIEKAIDKLKH
- a CDS encoding sigma-54 dependent transcriptional regulator: MAKKDKNKKKILVVDDSVFTLKLLERKIKEKPNFHVLTSSSADEAIKSLNNNQIDLVITDKVMPSIDGINLTRHIKENFKNIGIIMVTGYASVGDAVKAVKTGAEEYLEKPIGDEALFAAIDSVLEKVERRKLLSATQQYVEANNLGIIGESEPMKRVLSDIAKAATIPATVLITGESGTGKELVAQAIHRSSPRSAKPFVAVNCSAIPESLMESELFGNEKGAYTGAHQSREGFFQKADKGTIFLDEIATTSFPTQSKLLRVLQEKEIIKVGSSQPQKIDVKIVAATNRELWNMMQNGQFREDLYYRLNVLTINLPPLSERSDDIFLLFNYFTEKYSKELDRKPPKFSDEVYKVFQSYSWPGNVRELENLVQRLVVMKDLRKINVPDLPEHMRYSVRHSGSSLQSLAEIEAEHIERVLQHTEGNKSKAAEILGIDRKTLRDKIKKYKIVS
- a CDS encoding response regulator; this translates as MNICDYILRFKNLSYVRTDSKLKIREVSLTSETFRPTRDELMGQKVDTFLPEVNQSTSILNELLDGQQQRFDMEFITLEASNDKNSIFNVTLLPFTDKEENISGILVILENVTKYAKVYKTLNKYKHELDDSQQLLNQKTSQLKEQLVRYEKVQKNLKVRSDVLNIIHETVPSCIMFKDFDNRVIQANEHFCDLIGFNANDVIGAKEEKLFKRLSVKKLDDTVMSRRGKPGKGQVEKIRTKKGIRWIRSDKVTYKNEEGSVSGIIEFIEDITEERGIWEKLAYEKSLLKTLLRNVPDTIYFKDAKSRFIRINQAQAEVMGIDDPEEAVGKTDFDFLSQDMAQEAYNDEQEIIRTGKPLIGKIEKIKRPDGWSRWVTATKVPFKDENGKIIGMVGVSRDITELKKTREELEKQNEELEEAKKLAEDATRARSEFLANMSHEIRTPMNGVLGMTNLLLQTELNNEQREYAEVIKNSGDSLLVVINDILDFSKIESGKVELEHEEFNLRKAIEECLELHASNAAKKKLELSYFIEGPAPTELISDKTRMIQILNNLINNAIKFTDEGEVIVTVSSTEVKPGLFNVLIKIKDTGMGISEDGRRALFKSFSQVDASITRRFGGTGLGLAISKRLSELMGGSMGVDSVLGEGSTFYFTIQAEGKYHKPDDTAVYAHSELTGKRVLIVDDNDTNRRILALQAMSWGMTPTDTDSGEEAIKLLKEGNEYDIAILDMMMPEMDGLTLAMKMDDIVDKVPKVLLTSIGTNENPQRVKDANIDVHLPKPVKQSQLYEVILDLFTKVKHPKKPVGPKKFTLDSEMADRFPFDILIAEDNKVNQKFTLRVLQKLGYQAQVVDNGEEAVDAVEKKHFDIIFMDIQMPGMDGVQATKELIKRYGDERPRIIALTAHAMAGDREKYLHEGMDDYISKPVQLEELVKVIQRSVTTDTELVREEDEPEVQVEEDTFDSSNLQDIVDIDILKDNIGLDDPDFMNDMITVFIEETEKLVAELEKSLENSNDEAITRVAHTLKSSSATVGAMELSEKSKTLEMAAKDKQREDYENLGTDVKNESTRVIKALNLMLQENE
- a CDS encoding response regulator, producing MGKILVIDDEENIREILKEMLEIDGHFVYVARNGKEGVAATKQDKFDLVITDIFMPEEDGIEIIMKMKMNIPDIKIIAISGGGYFDAASSLKTAQLLGAKYTISKPFDMRELLTKVNSLIY
- a CDS encoding transposase translates to MQKKTDTTQPKISKIEITKDKISGRGGLLFFLRYIDQIRFYSLFENVFSFLKGSSKGLGYRQFVKQLFAWFIDGTDMSICSFDRRKNDEAYAAVLENRPEQMATSHQIKRMFRKFSFVGQMIFRSLLLEMFIWRLIIEQPKEVILFGDSVVFDNDGAKKREGSNVTYKNKKGFQPMQISWGPYVVDALFRAGDVHCNHGSDFIKSVGRLVKAIRRRYKDVPIILLTDSGFMDDQNFRFFEQRLGIHYVCAGKIYNDIKQYVNNLSYDAFRSYRQTWTFVEFANRLKSWKTFRRCIFTSQKAEENGQLLFDFAQPDSVIYTNIGRNSELDEKLINAGSGNYLKAEKIIELNHSQR